A stretch of the Microtus ochrogaster isolate Prairie Vole_2 linkage group LG2, MicOch1.0, whole genome shotgun sequence genome encodes the following:
- the LOC101991291 gene encoding olfactory receptor 11A1 — protein sequence MESVSTGNQTVTEFVLLGFHEVPGLHLLFFSVLTIIYASIITGNMLIVVVVVSSQRLHTPMYFFLVNLSFIEILYTSTVVPKMLEGFLQESAISVAGCLFQFFIFGSLATDECFLLAVMAYDRYLAICHPLRYPVLMGPRWCLGLVLTVWLSGFMVDGLVVALMTQLRFCGPNQIDHFYCDFSPLMVLACSDTGVVQGTTLVLSVVFLTVPFGLVLVSYAQIVVIVLRVPSGARRAKAFSTCSSHLAVVSTFYGTLMVLYIAPSAVHSQLLSKVAALLYTVVTPIFNPVIYTLRNQEVHQALSRFLYCKTTEM from the coding sequence ATGGAAAGTGTCTCCACAGGAAACCAAACTGTCACCGAGTTTGTACTTCTTGGCTTCCATGAAGTCCCTGGGCTGCACCtcctgttcttttctgttcttacGATCATCTATGCCTCCATCATCACAGGGAACATGCTTATTGTAGTGGTGGTGGTCAGCTCCCAGAGGCTTCACACGCCTATGTATTTCTTTCTGGTGAACCTGTCCTTCATTGAGATCCTCTATACCTCCACAGTGGTGCCCAAAATGTTGGAGGGCTTCCTACAGGAGTCTGCCATCTCTGTGGCTGGCTGCTTGTTCCAGTTCTTCATCTTTGGCTCTCTGGCTACAGATGAGTGTTTTCTTCTGGCTGTGATGGCGTACGATCGCTACCTAGCAATCTGTCACCCTCTAAGATACCCAGTCCTGATGGGACCTAGATGGTGTCTGGGGTTGGTGCTCACAGTCTGGCTGTCTGGATTCATGGTGGATGGACTAGTTGTTGCTCTGATGACCCAGCTGAGATTCTGTGGCCCCAACCAAATTGACCACTTTTACTGTGATTTCTCACCTTTGATGGTCCTGGCCTGCTCAGACACTGGAGTGGTCCAGGGGACTACGTTGGTTCTCTCTGTTGTCTTCCTGACTGTCCCCTTTGGGCTGGTTCTGGTCTCCTACGCTCAGATTGTAGTGATTGTGCTGAGAGTTCCCTCTGGGGCCAGAAGAGCAAAGGCTTTCTCCACTTGCTCCTCTCACCTGGCTGTGGTGTCCACATTCTATGGAACACTCATGGTCTTGTACATTGCGCCCTCTGCTGTCCATTCCCAGCTCCTCTCCAAGGTTGCTGCCCTGCTCTACACAGTGGTCACTCCAATCTTCAACCCTGTCATCTATACCTTGAGGAACCAGGAGGTGCATCAGGCACTAAGCAGGTTTCTCTACTGCAAAACAACTGAAATGTGA